From a region of the Vaginimicrobium propionicum genome:
- a CDS encoding YesL family protein, producing the protein MASFFGPDSGLYKAISWIGALVVINLCWLVTGLPVVTIGAGLCAVFASCISLIAGDRVWRSFFRAFLAAFPTATLAWLFDLVVAALIGWEWVVSGQLAAPALMFGFRALLLVAALILLMVNVWFFPLLARRVHNGEKTELSDLPKIAKAAVLAAFRYLPRTGLGVLIWAVPVVVSLFSMQIAARLIIVMSVFGLAFCAYLVTLLLHPWVAPEALSDEDE; encoded by the coding sequence GTGGCTAGCTTTTTCGGTCCTGATTCCGGTCTTTATAAGGCAATTTCTTGGATCGGTGCGTTAGTAGTCATTAACCTATGTTGGCTAGTTACCGGCTTGCCAGTGGTTACCATCGGGGCTGGATTATGCGCCGTCTTTGCCTCGTGTATCTCGTTAATTGCTGGCGATAGGGTTTGGCGTTCATTTTTTAGAGCTTTCCTTGCAGCTTTTCCTACCGCCACACTTGCTTGGCTATTCGACCTTGTAGTTGCTGCGTTAATCGGTTGGGAGTGGGTGGTCTCCGGCCAGCTGGCTGCACCAGCGTTAATGTTTGGGTTTCGGGCGTTATTGCTTGTTGCGGCGTTGATTTTGCTTATGGTCAACGTCTGGTTCTTCCCGTTACTGGCCAGGCGCGTCCATAACGGGGAAAAAACTGAACTAAGCGATTTACCTAAAATAGCTAAAGCCGCTGTGTTAGCTGCTTTCCGTTACCTACCTCGCACCGGGCTTGGTGTCCTTATCTGGGCGGTGCCAGTGGTCGTCAGCCTCTTTTCGATGCAAATAGCTGCTCGTTTGATTATTGTGATGTCGGTTTTCGGACTGGCTTTTTGTGCGTATTTGGTGACCTTATTGCTGCACCCGTGGGTGGCTCCCGAAGCGCTATCCGACGAGGACGAATAA
- a CDS encoding GNAT family N-acetyltransferase has product MEIVQVCGQDDIRAIYRELIEINFPPHERTVEADFVEAVLRGQTLLFAVRDEAGWLGEISLELHGDPLVELISWLSIAPAGRGLGIGGKLLEFAIDYASKRGTRWLVGEIENPGAVSSSAEHGDPSARAKFYVRHRAKAIMANYLQPPIAEGQDAVEMLLIVFSAQPLGQTIPSAPLKEFLAEYVGDYPPSWQRLQPALATSQVPLTNISAETFELTRRL; this is encoded by the coding sequence ATGGAAATCGTCCAAGTGTGTGGTCAGGACGATATTCGCGCTATCTATCGAGAGTTAATTGAAATTAATTTCCCGCCCCATGAACGCACTGTCGAAGCTGATTTCGTCGAAGCGGTGCTTAGGGGTCAAACATTGCTGTTTGCCGTTCGTGATGAGGCAGGTTGGCTAGGTGAAATATCGCTGGAGCTGCATGGTGACCCGCTAGTCGAGTTGATTTCGTGGCTATCAATAGCTCCAGCCGGACGCGGTCTTGGAATTGGTGGAAAGCTATTGGAATTCGCTATTGACTACGCCTCTAAGCGCGGCACTCGCTGGTTGGTTGGCGAAATAGAGAATCCAGGGGCGGTCTCTTCATCAGCAGAGCACGGTGACCCCAGCGCTAGAGCCAAGTTTTACGTGAGGCATAGGGCTAAAGCGATAATGGCGAATTATTTGCAGCCGCCGATAGCTGAGGGGCAAGACGCTGTAGAGATGTTGCTTATAGTTTTCTCTGCTCAGCCTTTAGGTCAGACGATTCCTTCTGCACCGTTGAAAGAATTTTTGGCGGAATATGTGGGCGATTATCCGCCATCTTGGCAACGTTTGCAGCCAGCACTGGCTACAAGTCAGGTGCCGTTGACCAATATTAGTGCTGAAACGTTCGAGTTGACTAGGCGCTTATAG